One window from the genome of Molothrus ater isolate BHLD 08-10-18 breed brown headed cowbird chromosome 5, BPBGC_Mater_1.1, whole genome shotgun sequence encodes:
- the LSM8 gene encoding LSM8 homolog, U6 small nuclear RNA associated, with protein sequence MTSALENYINRTVAVITSDGRMIVGTLKGFDQTINLILDESHERVFSSSQGVEQVVLGLYIVRGDNVAVIGEIDEETDSALDLGNIRAEPLNSVVH encoded by the exons ATGACCTCCGCGCTGGAGAACTACATCAACC GTACTGTTGCAGTAATTACTTCTGATGGAAGAATGATTGTG ggaacaCTCAAAGGTTTTGACCAGACCATAAACTTGATTTTGGATGAAAGCCATGAACGAGTATTCAGTTCTTCACAAGGAGTTGAGCAAGTGGTGCTGGGCTTATACATTGTGAGAGGTGATAACGT tgcTGTCATTGGTGAAATTGATGAAGAGACAGATTCTGCTCTTGACTTGGGGAATATTCGAGCAGAACCTTTAAACTCAGTTGTGCactga